One Bacteroidota bacterium genomic window carries:
- a CDS encoding citrate lyase ACP produces MIYTAGNKGEQIRSDCWVELEILDQGGIELTIQSKVKSLYGQSIEELCLSVLSFFEIKHARLLVDDKGALPFVMASRIESAIKQFINADKEFLLPSLPSNNYSTARDCQRFSRLYIPGNNPKLMINAGIYGSGGIILDLEDSVAPEKKSEARMLVRNALRTIEFRGSERMVRINQLPAGLEDLKMIVPQFPNLILLPKCESAEQVKQVDEAIGKFSNNRNDIYLMPIIETALGVMKAFEIATASKRNVALALGLEDYTADLGVQRTQQARESFFARTAVVNAARAAGLQPIDSVFSDVGDMEALKSTVLESKSLGFVGMGCIHPRQVPVVNEYYSPDNTEIEKAKKIVLAFEQAKKQGLGVVALGSKMIDPPVVHRALKTIQLAVDTGKINSNWRVENEQ; encoded by the coding sequence ATGATATATACCGCAGGAAATAAGGGCGAACAAATCCGATCTGATTGTTGGGTAGAGCTTGAAATCCTCGACCAGGGCGGAATCGAACTCACTATTCAAAGCAAAGTAAAGTCTCTGTATGGTCAGTCCATCGAAGAATTGTGCCTTTCAGTGCTTTCATTCTTCGAAATAAAACATGCCCGCCTGCTGGTTGACGATAAGGGTGCCCTTCCGTTTGTGATGGCTTCCAGAATTGAATCGGCCATAAAGCAATTTATCAATGCCGATAAAGAATTTCTTTTACCTTCTTTGCCTTCCAACAATTATTCAACCGCAAGAGACTGCCAACGTTTTTCACGTCTGTACATTCCGGGTAATAATCCTAAACTGATGATAAATGCCGGAATCTATGGCAGCGGAGGTATTATTCTCGATCTGGAGGACTCGGTAGCACCTGAGAAAAAATCCGAAGCACGCATGCTGGTGCGCAATGCCCTTAGAACTATTGAATTCAGGGGCAGCGAGCGTATGGTACGCATCAACCAGCTGCCAGCCGGTTTGGAGGACTTAAAAATGATAGTACCTCAGTTCCCAAACCTGATTCTATTGCCTAAATGCGAAAGCGCCGAGCAAGTAAAGCAGGTAGACGAAGCTATTGGCAAATTCAGCAACAACCGTAACGACATATACTTGATGCCTATTATCGAAACGGCACTGGGGGTGATGAAAGCCTTTGAAATTGCCACTGCCTCCAAACGCAATGTGGCACTGGCCTTAGGTTTGGAAGATTACACAGCCGACCTCGGAGTACAGCGTACTCAACAAGCCCGCGAATCGTTCTTTGCCCGTACAGCAGTGGTAAATGCTGCAAGGGCTGCCGGATTGCAGCCCATCGACTCGGTATTTTCTGATGTGGGCGATATGGAAGCACTTAAATCGACCGTGCTCGAGTCGAAATCGCTGGGTTTTGTCGGCATGGGATGCATTCACCCACGACAAGTGCCAGTGGTAAATGAATATTATAGCCCTGACAATACAGAAATTGAAAAGGCGAAAAAAATTGTGCTGGCCTTTGAGCAAGCCAAAAAACAGGGTCTGGGTGTGGTAGCACTCGGCTCAAAAATGATTGATCCACCAGTGGTGCACCGGGCATTAAAAACAATACAACTGGCAGTGGATACGGGCAAGATCAATTCAAACTGGAGGGTTGAAAATGAACAATAA
- the citF gene encoding citrate lyase subunit alpha produces the protein MNNKLVKNAAGRMVPLEINGQPTVPYHGVGKFIPTGIKHAPKISSNALFAPDGNKQVGSIREALVKVGLKDGMTLSTHHHFRDGDLLANMVFDAAAELGIKNLRWFPSAAFPCHKYLIKYLEDGTISHIEGSMNGPLGKYCSEGKMKKTAILRSHGGRYQAIQDGEVKIDIAIIGAACADTFGNANGLNGPSASGSLGFALGDAQYADKVIVVTDNMVPFPCIPWQIQGNYVDCTVKVDKIGLPEKIVSGTTEVTKSPDRLIIAELTAKFCEHTGIIHEGFSFQAGAGGTALSIGIYFGEIMRRKGIKARFARGGSNKYLVQMLEEGLVEYILDGQTFDLEGIRSMRDNPNHVWTSPFTSYNYHSKGNFAGLVDVVILGATEVDLNFNANVVTHSDGYLLHGIGGWQNCLFSKTVILPVPLFRDRIPIIVDEVTTLCGPGELIDVIVTERGIAINPLRVDLIEKSKNSGLPIKTIHELQQEAEAICGKPQKLTTGEEIVAAIKWVDGTVIDVVRKVIPNP, from the coding sequence ATGAACAATAAACTGGTGAAAAATGCTGCTGGCCGCATGGTTCCGCTGGAAATTAACGGTCAACCCACCGTGCCCTACCATGGCGTAGGAAAATTCATTCCCACGGGCATTAAACACGCTCCAAAAATTTCCTCCAATGCTCTTTTCGCACCCGACGGAAACAAGCAGGTGGGGAGTATCAGAGAAGCGCTTGTAAAAGTGGGTCTGAAAGATGGAATGACGCTTTCAACACACCACCATTTTCGCGATGGCGACTTGCTGGCTAATATGGTGTTCGATGCCGCAGCAGAACTGGGTATAAAAAACCTAAGGTGGTTTCCTTCAGCAGCATTTCCCTGCCACAAATACCTGATCAAATACCTCGAAGATGGAACCATCAGCCACATCGAAGGGAGCATGAATGGGCCGCTGGGGAAATACTGTTCAGAAGGCAAGATGAAAAAAACAGCCATACTTCGCTCTCATGGAGGACGTTATCAGGCTATACAGGATGGAGAAGTAAAAATAGACATTGCCATTATAGGGGCAGCCTGCGCCGATACCTTTGGAAATGCCAATGGACTGAATGGCCCTTCTGCCAGCGGATCTCTTGGTTTTGCATTAGGTGATGCACAATACGCCGACAAGGTAATAGTGGTAACAGATAATATGGTGCCATTTCCATGCATTCCCTGGCAGATACAAGGCAATTATGTCGATTGTACAGTAAAAGTGGATAAAATAGGTCTCCCGGAGAAGATAGTTTCGGGCACTACCGAAGTCACTAAAAGTCCCGATCGCCTGATCATTGCAGAGCTTACTGCTAAATTCTGCGAGCATACAGGAATCATTCACGAAGGTTTTTCGTTTCAAGCCGGCGCCGGAGGTACCGCCTTATCAATTGGCATTTATTTTGGCGAAATCATGAGGCGAAAAGGAATAAAGGCCCGCTTTGCCCGGGGAGGGAGCAACAAATACCTGGTGCAGATGCTGGAAGAAGGCCTTGTAGAATACATTCTCGATGGTCAGACTTTCGATCTGGAAGGAATAAGATCGATGCGTGATAATCCTAACCATGTCTGGACAAGTCCTTTTACCAGTTACAACTACCACAGCAAGGGAAACTTTGCCGGCCTGGTTGATGTAGTCATACTTGGCGCCACCGAAGTCGACCTGAATTTCAATGCCAATGTGGTAACCCATTCCGATGGATATCTTCTGCATGGCATCGGAGGTTGGCAAAATTGTTTGTTTTCCAAAACCGTAATTCTGCCGGTACCTCTTTTCCGCGACCGCATACCCATTATTGTCGATGAGGTAACAACACTCTGCGGCCCGGGTGAACTCATCGATGTAATTGTAACTGAACGAGGCATAGCCATCAATCCTCTACGTGTTGATTTGATAGAAAAATCGAAAAACTCCGGTTTGCCCATTAAAACAATCCATGAACTTCAGCAGGAAGCGGAAGCTATATGTGGAAAACCACAAAAACTTACTACTGGTGAAGAAATTGTGGCTGCCATTAAATGGGTTGATGGAACAGTGATTGACGTGGTGCGGAAGGTGATTCCTAATCCATAA
- a CDS encoding TonB-dependent receptor plug domain-containing protein, which produces MKRRSGIVLCLLLLMNLYCNAQEADSILLEEYWNMSLEELANIQISIASKKEESRFESPFSTYIITQEDMQQAGCLNLMEAFRLIPGLIVRQTTQGAYDIHLRGYDNILNVNRELTLYSNSITLVMIDNRPVYNYFQGGTFWESLPLGIAEIESIEFINGASSAMYGPNAVSGVINIITKKKAAGEVRVTQDLQASTGRNLVSSTNVLVPVNSKLTVGGSLNRTFFERDFDKYFSYSKKIWVPVDSLRFGSTSSDARYPDISNAADLISGNLRINYQDDADNYLDFTAGHQESEVQKIYVNNQVTPLTTNGSKSSYFNLITQKQGFLLNLAHMRGYQNTYGMMGWEYDFNTTDALIEYTYNIKGFSLRPGLGFRNAIYDDAKAIEEYGTERALLSGRKSINTFSGLVRTEYDFSKLRIIAALRVDKYNVPDKFYFSYQFAITHQPNEDNLLRLVYSKSNRGSFFLDSYYNQEFDYGTVQVNLQGNTNLDLLTLDLLEAGIRNKSSRNFHFDAVIYGSRTRHYAQLLESPFTTDSIVLYEFQNLDLNAFQLGASLELDYIPSRNFRVRAYSNLQNTMVDDYPLTDSTSETHSQGSTPMLYGGLVLNYSPFKRLNINLNPYYFTKQVLNSASSRDSQGNYYSISTQLILNAKISYQLTKAVILFANGKNLLHHQQEEVIWGDKISASYWGGVHIDL; this is translated from the coding sequence ATGAAACGCCGATCTGGAATTGTTTTGTGTCTGCTTCTCCTTATGAATCTTTATTGCAATGCCCAGGAAGCGGATTCAATTCTCTTGGAAGAGTATTGGAATATGAGCCTCGAGGAGTTGGCCAACATACAAATTTCGATTGCTTCGAAAAAGGAAGAAAGTCGTTTTGAGTCCCCTTTTTCGACCTATATTATTACCCAGGAAGATATGCAGCAGGCTGGTTGCCTGAATCTTATGGAAGCCTTTCGACTGATTCCGGGACTCATTGTGCGGCAAACTACACAAGGTGCCTACGACATTCACCTGAGAGGCTACGACAACATCCTAAATGTAAACAGGGAATTAACGCTGTATAGCAATTCCATCACACTTGTCATGATCGATAACCGACCAGTTTATAACTATTTTCAGGGAGGTACTTTTTGGGAATCCCTGCCCCTTGGTATTGCCGAAATCGAAAGTATTGAATTTATTAACGGGGCCTCATCGGCCATGTACGGCCCTAACGCAGTTTCGGGTGTCATTAACATTATTACCAAAAAGAAGGCCGCCGGAGAAGTGCGTGTAACGCAGGATTTACAAGCTAGTACCGGAAGAAATCTGGTGTCATCCACCAATGTGCTGGTACCGGTAAATTCCAAGCTCACAGTTGGAGGTTCGTTAAACCGAACTTTTTTCGAACGCGACTTTGACAAGTATTTTAGTTATTCAAAAAAGATATGGGTTCCGGTCGATTCATTGAGGTTTGGCAGTACTAGCTCCGATGCACGTTATCCGGATATTAGCAATGCCGCCGATTTAATTTCGGGTAACTTACGAATAAACTACCAGGATGATGCAGACAACTACCTTGACTTCACTGCCGGACACCAGGAATCGGAAGTACAAAAGATTTATGTGAACAACCAGGTTACTCCTCTCACCACCAATGGTTCAAAAAGCTCTTACTTCAACCTGATTACCCAAAAACAAGGTTTTCTGCTAAACCTTGCACACATGCGGGGATATCAGAACACCTATGGAATGATGGGTTGGGAATACGATTTTAACACCACCGATGCGCTAATTGAGTATACATACAACATAAAAGGTTTTAGTCTTAGACCCGGCCTGGGATTTCGAAATGCCATATACGATGATGCGAAAGCAATTGAAGAATATGGAACTGAAAGAGCCTTGTTAAGTGGCAGAAAATCCATCAACACATTTTCAGGATTAGTCAGAACCGAATATGATTTCAGCAAACTTAGGATCATTGCTGCCCTGAGGGTTGATAAATACAATGTTCCAGATAAATTTTATTTTTCCTACCAATTTGCTATTACGCACCAACCAAATGAGGATAACCTGCTCAGGTTGGTTTATTCAAAATCGAACAGAGGTTCTTTCTTTTTAGATTCATACTACAACCAGGAATTTGATTATGGTACGGTGCAGGTTAACCTGCAAGGTAATACCAATCTTGATTTGCTGACCCTGGATTTGCTTGAAGCCGGAATAAGGAATAAAAGTTCCAGGAATTTTCATTTCGATGCAGTCATCTATGGATCCCGCACCCGGCATTATGCCCAATTGCTGGAATCTCCTTTTACGACTGATAGTATAGTATTGTACGAATTTCAGAATCTTGATCTGAATGCCTTTCAGCTGGGAGCCAGCCTTGAGTTGGATTACATTCCTTCGAGAAATTTCAGAGTGAGAGCCTATTCAAACCTTCAAAACACCATGGTAGATGATTACCCACTCACCGACTCTACCTCCGAAACGCACAGCCAAGGGTCGACACCTATGTTATATGGTGGCTTAGTATTGAACTACAGCCCATTTAAGCGACTTAATATCAATCTGAATCCATACTATTTCACCAAACAAGTGCTTAATTCTGCCTCATCAAGAGACAGCCAGGGCAATTATTACTCAATCTCTACGCAACTGATTCTGAATGCCAAAATCTCTTACCAGCTAACAAAAGCGGTCATCCTCTTTGCCAATGGCAAAAACCTTTTGCATCACCAGCAGGAAGAAGTGATTTGGGGCGATAAAATAAGTGCCAGCTATTGGGGCGGAGTGCACATCGATTTATAG
- a CDS encoding 3-isopropylmalate dehydratase large subunit: MNITEKILAMHCHREKVVPGDIVDIDIDVRLARDFGGANVIKNLNDNMLDVNDPSKTFFTFDCNPTGSDQSYATNQHKCRIYARENNIGVFDINAGIGTHIAIDQGLAVPGSTLVSTDSHANILGAIGAFGQGMGDRDIAAAWANGAVWFKVPPSVKIILNGKKPDAVTAKDIILNLLLEFGANSLLGYSIELYGQSIEELSLDQRITISSMATELGAIALLIPPSEEVLEYCSLKAGKKVTPVYADKDAEYEQTFEINIEDFVPAIALPGQPHGVVPIEEVRGIKIDSAFVGSCTNGRMEEMRVAARLLKKYKLAPGVVLKIVPATDEIWQQCLKEGLIESFKAAGALFGNAGCAGCAAGQIGQNGPGEITISTGNRNFPGKQGKGEVYLASPEIAIASAIAGHITDPDNLPSNPTTFTAKGTKAFHKDKPKEKERISPLTCVRGRVWIIPEDNIDTDMIYHNQHLSITELAEMGQFTFGNLKGFEDFAKKAKAGDIVISGKNFGAGSSRQQAVDCFKSLGIQAIVAKSFGAIYERNAINAGFPVLTYTQLDTLELKENDTVELDFSTGRFENLHNQKVIFIGKFANVQMDIYQKGDLLNA; encoded by the coding sequence ATGAATATTACAGAGAAAATACTGGCCATGCACTGTCATAGAGAGAAAGTAGTGCCAGGTGATATTGTAGACATTGACATTGATGTTCGTCTGGCCCGCGATTTTGGCGGAGCCAATGTAATTAAGAACCTTAATGACAATATGTTGGATGTGAATGATCCCAGCAAAACCTTTTTTACTTTCGATTGCAATCCAACCGGGTCGGATCAGAGCTATGCTACCAACCAGCACAAATGTCGCATCTATGCCCGGGAGAACAACATAGGTGTGTTCGATATCAATGCCGGAATTGGCACTCACATTGCCATTGACCAGGGTTTGGCTGTGCCCGGTTCTACATTGGTTTCAACCGATTCACATGCCAATATTCTTGGGGCCATTGGCGCTTTTGGGCAGGGAATGGGCGACCGGGACATTGCGGCTGCATGGGCCAATGGTGCTGTTTGGTTTAAGGTGCCGCCAAGTGTTAAAATTATCCTGAATGGTAAAAAACCAGATGCGGTTACAGCCAAAGACATCATATTGAATCTATTGCTTGAATTTGGTGCAAATTCACTGCTAGGATACTCTATCGAGCTTTATGGACAATCAATAGAAGAACTCTCGCTGGACCAGCGGATTACCATTTCATCCATGGCTACTGAGCTGGGAGCTATTGCCCTTCTCATACCGCCCTCCGAAGAGGTACTGGAATATTGCAGTCTGAAAGCAGGAAAAAAAGTAACACCTGTGTATGCTGACAAGGATGCAGAATATGAACAAACATTTGAAATCAATATCGAAGATTTTGTTCCAGCCATTGCTCTTCCTGGTCAACCACATGGAGTAGTTCCGATAGAGGAAGTAAGAGGCATTAAAATCGATTCGGCCTTTGTGGGAAGCTGCACCAATGGACGAATGGAAGAAATGCGCGTAGCAGCCCGATTATTGAAAAAGTATAAACTTGCTCCGGGTGTTGTTTTAAAAATAGTTCCTGCTACCGATGAAATCTGGCAACAATGCCTTAAAGAGGGTCTAATCGAAAGTTTTAAAGCTGCAGGTGCTTTGTTTGGTAATGCCGGATGCGCAGGTTGTGCAGCCGGGCAGATAGGTCAAAATGGTCCGGGAGAAATTACAATCAGCACAGGTAACCGAAACTTCCCCGGCAAACAGGGAAAGGGTGAAGTTTACCTTGCCTCGCCCGAGATAGCTATTGCTTCTGCCATTGCCGGACATATAACCGATCCGGATAACCTGCCATCAAATCCTACGACTTTTACTGCAAAAGGAACCAAAGCCTTTCACAAGGATAAACCGAAAGAAAAGGAAAGAATTTCACCTTTAACTTGTGTAAGGGGCAGGGTCTGGATAATTCCTGAAGACAACATCGACACTGATATGATCTATCATAACCAACACCTTTCTATTACAGAGCTGGCAGAAATGGGGCAGTTTACATTTGGAAACCTCAAGGGATTTGAGGATTTTGCTAAAAAAGCCAAAGCAGGAGATATTGTAATAAGCGGAAAGAATTTTGGTGCCGGAAGCTCGCGGCAACAGGCTGTAGATTGCTTTAAATCTCTTGGCATACAGGCCATTGTGGCAAAATCGTTTGGTGCCATTTACGAACGTAATGCCATTAATGCAGGCTTTCCGGTGCTTACCTATACACAACTCGATACGCTCGAACTTAAAGAAAACGATACGGTAGAACTTGACTTTTCTACAGGCCGGTTCGAAAATCTTCATAATCAAAAAGTAATTTTTATCGGCAAATTTGCCAATGTGCAAATGGATATCTATCAAAAAGGCGACTTGTTAAACGCGTAA
- a CDS encoding isocitrate/isopropylmalate dehydrogenase family protein has product MSKRTIVSMPGDGIGRVVLEETIRVLNAAGFEANYVEGDIGWEFWCKEGNPLPDRTLKLLEEHKIGLFGAITSKPKNEADEELSPALKGKDLVYSSPIVGMRQYFDLDICIRPCRTYKGNPLNFIRRGKGEQIEEPLVDVVIFRQNTEGLYGGVEWSHPDGIVYDALYSHPKFRQNFGKVPREEIAVSTRIFTKRATERILRAAFDYANKNGYKSVTVCEKPNVIRETSGMMYNMARAMQKEYSHIELWNTNIDAQMMWLTKNPEDYGVIVAGNMFGDIVSDGFAGLIGGLGFACSANIGEKVAVFEPTHGSAPKYATFNPSIVNPIAMVESACMMLDFISEKHMASQIRKAIAQVILEGKVRTYDMMKMTGKQDVIQQGAASTRQMADAIIEKLKK; this is encoded by the coding sequence ATGTCGAAAAGAACAATTGTATCCATGCCCGGCGATGGCATTGGCAGGGTAGTACTTGAAGAAACAATACGTGTGCTGAATGCCGCTGGTTTTGAAGCCAATTATGTAGAAGGCGATATTGGTTGGGAATTCTGGTGTAAGGAAGGAAATCCCTTGCCCGACAGGACATTAAAGTTATTGGAAGAGCATAAAATCGGACTGTTTGGGGCCATTACTTCCAAACCAAAAAACGAAGCCGACGAGGAGCTTTCGCCAGCCCTGAAAGGTAAAGACTTGGTTTACTCAAGTCCCATTGTTGGCATGCGCCAGTATTTCGATTTAGATATTTGCATACGACCTTGTCGCACCTACAAAGGAAACCCACTCAATTTTATCAGAAGGGGCAAAGGTGAACAGATTGAAGAACCCTTGGTCGATGTAGTGATTTTCAGGCAAAATACCGAAGGGCTTTATGGCGGTGTGGAATGGTCCCATCCCGATGGCATTGTGTACGATGCTTTGTACAGTCATCCTAAGTTCAGACAAAATTTTGGCAAGGTGCCACGCGAAGAAATAGCGGTATCGACCCGGATTTTCACGAAAAGAGCCACAGAACGCATACTGAGGGCTGCTTTCGATTATGCCAACAAAAACGGATACAAATCGGTTACCGTGTGCGAAAAACCCAATGTGATTCGCGAAACCTCGGGCATGATGTACAACATGGCGCGTGCCATGCAAAAGGAATACAGCCACATCGAACTTTGGAATACCAACATCGATGCCCAGATGATGTGGCTCACAAAAAATCCGGAAGACTATGGAGTAATTGTAGCCGGTAACATGTTTGGCGATATTGTCTCCGACGGATTTGCCGGACTGATTGGCGGTTTGGGATTTGCCTGCAGTGCCAACATCGGGGAGAAGGTAGCAGTGTTTGAGCCTACTCATGGCTCAGCCCCGAAATATGCCACTTTCAACCCTTCAATTGTAAACCCGATTGCCATGGTCGAATCGGCCTGTATGATGCTCGATTTTATCTCCGAAAAGCATATGGCCAGTCAAATTCGAAAAGCCATAGCTCAGGTGATTCTCGAAGGCAAAGTGCGCACCTATGATATGATGAAAATGACCGGTAAACAGGATGTAATTCAACAAGGTGCAGCTTCGACCCGTCAAATGGCCGATGCAATTATTGAAAAGTTAAAAAAATAA
- a CDS encoding HDIG domain-containing protein has protein sequence MKEQIIALWPEMTWINDAQLRQKTMDTWQLALEKSVLSADDLNTIPFTLLCGPDLKVSFMAHKRAVVHIAREAALKMKSFFGKELPINMDVLISGAILADVGKLLEYELDKEGNARQGTYGKYLRHPFSGVSLAEACGVPSEVCHIIATHAGEGDMVKRTTEAYIVHHSDFMAFLPFKERLKV, from the coding sequence ATCAAGGAGCAGATTATTGCCCTTTGGCCCGAAATGACATGGATAAATGATGCTCAATTGAGGCAGAAAACCATGGATACCTGGCAATTGGCTCTTGAAAAAAGCGTGCTTTCTGCCGATGACCTGAATACCATTCCTTTTACTTTGTTATGTGGTCCCGACCTGAAAGTGAGTTTTATGGCCCACAAGCGTGCCGTAGTGCACATTGCTCGCGAAGCAGCCTTAAAAATGAAAAGCTTCTTTGGAAAGGAACTGCCCATTAATATGGATGTACTTATTTCAGGCGCTATTCTGGCCGATGTAGGTAAATTGTTGGAATACGAACTCGATAAAGAAGGAAATGCCCGGCAGGGAACTTATGGAAAATACCTGAGGCATCCCTTCTCAGGGGTATCGCTTGCAGAGGCCTGCGGTGTACCCTCTGAAGTATGCCATATTATTGCTACCCATGCCGGTGAGGGTGACATGGTAAAGCGCACCACCGAAGCATATATCGTGCACCATTCCGATTTTATGGCCTTTCTTCCTTTTAAGGAAAGGTTAAAGGTATAA
- a CDS encoding HAD-IA family hydrolase, with translation MHPFKNIIFDLDGTLSNPIDGILNSLRYALQRLGIQNLPDSVPEEFIGPPLQHGFQTVFQLDSEATHKAVAFFREYYGTKGLFENKIYEGIPELLVSLQASGYRLFVATSKLEKYARLILEHFGIDSCFFDLAGADYAGTRTKASLIVSLMEKHQLIKSETVMIGDTAYDIMGAKQADIAVIAVGYGFGQRENLLLNKPEHFLETTSELSAFFLN, from the coding sequence ATGCACCCCTTTAAAAACATCATATTCGACCTCGATGGAACCCTTAGCAATCCCATAGATGGCATACTCAATTCGCTTCGTTATGCCCTACAAAGGCTTGGAATTCAAAACCTACCTGATTCGGTACCAGAGGAATTTATCGGGCCGCCTCTCCAGCATGGGTTTCAGACGGTATTTCAGCTCGACAGCGAAGCTACTCACAAGGCAGTAGCCTTTTTTCGCGAATACTATGGCACCAAAGGACTTTTCGAAAATAAGATTTACGAGGGCATTCCTGAACTGCTGGTCTCTCTGCAAGCTTCTGGCTACAGACTTTTTGTAGCTACTTCGAAGCTTGAAAAATATGCCCGATTAATACTTGAACATTTCGGAATTGATTCCTGTTTCTTTGATCTGGCCGGGGCAGACTATGCCGGCACACGCACAAAGGCAAGTCTAATTGTTTCCTTGATGGAGAAACATCAGTTAATTAAATCAGAAACGGTAATGATTGGCGATACTGCCTACGACATCATGGGTGCAAAACAAGCAGATATTGCTGTTATTGCAGTAGGATATGGCTTTGGACAAAGAGAAAATTTGCTTCTAAATAAACCGGAACATTTTTTGGAAACAACCAGCGAATTGTCTGCTTTTTTTCTCAATTAA
- a CDS encoding 3-isopropylmalate dehydratase large subunit, translated as MAGKTFVEKILGATKGSIVFVKPDIVLSHDNSASIEKTFRKMGHSKLADASQLMIVLDHNAPPTTSKLANDYQQIRNFVKEQGIARFHDAGEGICHQLISLYARPGMLIVGSDSHTCTAGAFNAFAAGIDRTETAGIWATGETWLLVPETIKIELTGQLPRGVYAKDIALYIIGMIGSNGADYRSVEFHGEGIAGLSIADRMTIANLASEMGAKNAVFPPDEKLAVFLNQKFEGVWADAEANYLQTYKIDLSQLYPLVACPHHVDHVKAVDEVTGTPVHQALIGTCTNGRIEDLREAAQILKGQKVPKGFQLHITPASRKIYQQAVSEGLVEIFLDADANILSPSCGPCLGTGQGIPADGTTVISTANRNFLGRMGNKNVNIYLASPATVALSALNGVITSPAVKVGTNVFPFQQSNSPVHEIKSSDFRKSGNVWDYHDADNLNTDQMFAGNLTYEINSSEPEKIVPHLLKGFDPMFATQVEKGDILVCGENFGCGSSREHPAVGMFHAGVRAVIAKSVSRIFFRSAVNQGLPVIVLPSAIDAYKKGDEVKIELEKGLATIGKKEYHFPPFPEKITHVLQEGGLVNYLTNRQKQS; from the coding sequence ATGGCAGGCAAAACATTTGTGGAGAAAATACTGGGGGCAACCAAAGGCAGTATTGTATTTGTAAAGCCCGACATTGTGCTTTCGCATGACAATTCAGCCAGTATCGAAAAGACTTTCAGAAAGATGGGCCACAGCAAGTTAGCCGATGCTTCGCAGTTGATGATTGTACTTGACCACAATGCCCCTCCAACTACCAGTAAACTGGCCAACGATTACCAACAAATTCGAAATTTTGTGAAAGAACAAGGCATAGCACGCTTTCACGATGCCGGAGAAGGTATCTGTCACCAGCTAATTTCGCTATATGCCAGGCCGGGAATGTTGATTGTTGGCAGCGACAGCCATACATGCACAGCCGGGGCATTCAATGCCTTTGCGGCAGGAATTGATCGCACCGAAACAGCGGGTATCTGGGCCACCGGCGAAACCTGGCTTTTGGTTCCCGAAACTATCAAAATTGAACTTACAGGTCAACTTCCGCGTGGTGTATACGCAAAAGATATTGCTTTATATATCATAGGAATGATTGGTTCCAATGGAGCAGACTACCGCTCTGTCGAATTTCATGGAGAGGGCATAGCGGGTTTATCCATAGCCGACCGAATGACCATCGCTAACCTGGCTTCGGAAATGGGTGCCAAAAATGCCGTGTTTCCTCCTGACGAAAAATTAGCTGTATTCCTGAATCAAAAATTTGAAGGTGTATGGGCCGATGCTGAGGCCAACTACTTGCAAACATACAAGATAGACCTCAGCCAGCTTTACCCTTTGGTGGCCTGTCCTCATCATGTCGACCATGTAAAAGCCGTGGATGAGGTAACCGGAACACCTGTGCACCAAGCCCTCATTGGCACCTGCACCAACGGACGCATCGAAGATCTGCGTGAGGCCGCTCAAATTCTCAAAGGGCAAAAAGTTCCGAAAGGTTTTCAATTGCATATCACACCGGCTTCGCGTAAAATATACCAACAGGCGGTTTCGGAGGGTCTGGTAGAGATTTTTCTCGATGCCGATGCAAACATTCTTTCGCCTTCCTGCGGACCATGTCTCGGCACAGGCCAAGGAATTCCGGCCGATGGAACAACCGTAATATCCACAGCCAACCGGAATTTTTTAGGTCGAATGGGTAATAAAAACGTAAATATTTACCTTGCCTCTCCGGCTACAGTGGCACTTTCTGCTTTAAATGGTGTCATTACCAGTCCTGCAGTAAAGGTCGGAACAAATGTATTCCCCTTTCAGCAGTCCAATAGCCCGGTTCATGAAATTAAATCAAGTGATTTCCGGAAATCTGGTAATGTATGGGATTACCACGATGCCGACAACCTGAATACCGACCAGATGTTTGCTGGCAATCTCACTTACGAAATCAACAGTTCGGAACCGGAAAAAATTGTTCCACATCTGTTAAAGGGCTTCGATCCAATGTTTGCCACCCAGGTTGAAAAAGGTGATATTCTGGTGTGTGGTGAAAATTTTGGTTGTGGAAGCTCACGCGAACACCCTGCTGTAGGTATGTTCCATGCAGGTGTAAGAGCAGTGATAGCCAAATCAGTTTCGCGAATTTTCTTCCGATCTGCTGTAAACCAAGGTCTTCCGGTAATTGTGCTGCCTTCAGCAATTGACGCTTATAAGAAAGGGGACGAGGTTAAAATTGAACTCGAAAAGGGCCTTGCAACAATCGGAAAGAAAGAATATCATTTTCCACCTTTTCCTGAAAAGATTACACATGTTTTGCAAGAAGGTGGATTAGTCAATTACCTCACCAACCGACAAAAACAGTCATAA